Proteins encoded together in one Antennarius striatus isolate MH-2024 chromosome 13, ASM4005453v1, whole genome shotgun sequence window:
- the slc25a15b gene encoding solute carrier family 25 member 15b encodes MAPHPVVQAIIDLSAGAVGGAACVFSGQPLDTAKVKMQTFPTMYRSFVHCLASTYKQVGLRGLYQGTTPALVANIAENSVLFMSYGFCQQVIRFVVGLHGEAVLSDVQKACAGSVASIFSSLVLCPTELVKCRLQAMYEMEASGRIAQSQNTVWSVMKSILRNEGPQGFFQGLTTTIAREVPGYFCFFGAYELCRTGFADYMKCEKDDIGVGPVLFSGGFGGACLWLVVYPMDCVKSRIQVMSMTAKQAGFFKTFMTITRTEGVRALYSGLTPTMVRTFPANGALFLGYEASRKLMMKQFD; translated from the exons ATGGCTCCACACCCAGTGGTCCAGGCCATCATTGACCTCTCTGCAGGAGCCGTAG GGGGAGCAGCGTGTGTCTTCAGCGGACAACCTTTGGACACCGCAAAGGTCAAGATGCAGACCTTTCCAACAATGTACCGGAGTTTTGTTCACTGTCTGGCGTCCACCTACAAGCAGGTGGGCCTGCGTGGCCTCTACCAGGGCACCACGCCGGCGCTGGTGGCCAACATCGCTGAGAACTCCGTGCTCTTCATGAGTTACGGCTTCTGCCAGCAGGTCATTCGGTTTGTGGTCGGGCTGCACGGTGAAGCTGTGCTGAG TGACGTTCAGAAAGCCTGTGCCGGCTCAGTGGCATCAATCTTCTCCTCGTTGGTTCTCTGCCCGACCGAACTCGTCAAGTGTCGTCTGCAGGCCATGTATGAGATGGAGGCCTCAGGGAGGATAGCTCAGAGCCAGAA CACGGTGTGGTCAGTGATGAAGTCCATCCTAAGGAATGAGGGACCACAGGGCTTCTTCCAGGGCCTGACCACCACCATAGCCAGAGAGGTGCCCGGGTATTTCTGCTTCTTTGGTGCCTATGAACTCTGCCGCACCGGGTTTGCAGACTACATGAAGTGTGAAAAAGACGACATAG GTGTGGGTCCAGTTTTGTTCAGCGGGGGTTTTGGAGGTGCGTGCCTTTGGCTGGTGGTTTATCCTATGGACTGCGTCAAGTCTCGAATTCAGGTCATGTCTATGACGGCCAAACAGGCAGGATTCTTCAAAACCTTCATGACCATCACCCGTACCGAAG GTGTGAGGGCGCTCTACTCTGGTCTCACCCCCACCATGGTTCGCACCTTCCCCGCCAATGGAGCTCTCTTTCTGGGTTATGAGGCCAGTCGGAAGCTCATGATGAAGCAGTTTGACTGA